In Nocardioides marinus, one DNA window encodes the following:
- a CDS encoding TetR/AcrR family transcriptional regulator has translation MPRSSVSKLVPKVPGVSGVPGATLRQQYSASTKRGLVDVAEELFTEHGYAATSLDAIVSGARVTKGALYHHFSGKQALFEAVFERVESDASRAIQKALKGKKDPWEKARAGLEAFLAVVQEPRYRRIVVQEGPSVLGYERFREQEERSTFANVVDIVRAVLSAGTWELDEPMIQTFARIFFGAMSAAGESVASADDAIVAATRVEAAIGFIIAGFQSLADAGVPLPDPGAAILEVPTAVDE, from the coding sequence ATGCCCAGGTCGAGCGTGTCCAAGCTGGTGCCCAAGGTGCCCGGGGTGTCCGGCGTCCCCGGCGCGACCCTGCGCCAGCAGTACTCCGCCTCGACCAAGCGCGGGCTGGTCGACGTCGCCGAGGAGCTCTTCACCGAGCACGGCTACGCCGCCACCTCGCTGGACGCGATCGTCAGCGGCGCCCGGGTGACCAAGGGCGCGCTCTACCACCACTTCAGCGGCAAGCAGGCGCTCTTCGAGGCCGTCTTCGAGCGGGTGGAGTCCGATGCGTCCCGTGCGATCCAGAAGGCGCTCAAGGGCAAGAAGGACCCTTGGGAGAAGGCCCGCGCCGGCCTCGAGGCGTTCCTCGCCGTGGTCCAGGAGCCGCGCTACCGGCGCATCGTGGTGCAGGAGGGCCCCTCGGTGCTCGGCTACGAGCGCTTCCGTGAGCAGGAGGAGCGCTCGACCTTCGCCAACGTGGTCGACATCGTCCGCGCCGTGCTCAGCGCCGGCACGTGGGAGCTCGACGAGCCGATGATCCAGACCTTCGCGCGGATCTTCTTCGGGGCCATGTCGGCCGCCGGTGAGTCCGTGGCCTCCGCCGACGACGCGATCGTCGCCGCCACCCGCGTCGAGGCCGCCATCGGCTTCATCATCGCCGGCTTCCAGTCCCTCGCCGACGCCGGCGTCCCCCTGCCCGACCCTGGCGCCGCGATCCTCGAGGTCCCCACCGCCGTCGACGAGTAG